CTTCTTTTTACATACTATGAAATCACCAAACACATTAATTTTATTAAAAAAACAATTAATTGTAATTGTACATAGTTAAAACTTAAATATTGAATGAGATGGGCATGATGAAGCGATTTGAATCTTTGGATGCGATCAGAGGAATCGGTGCTTTAATGGTCGTGACTGGTCACTTACATATTGTTAATACATTTACTGACCTTTACTTTTTTCGCTACTGTTATATTATTGTAGAGCTTTTCTTTGTACTCAGTGGGTTTGTGCTGACACATACCTATGCATATAGAGACGTAAAATTTACTCCATATATATCTTCTCGGTTCTTTAGAATCTTTCCTCTTCACATATTCATGTTATTGATATTTATATTTCTGGAATTTTGTCGATTATTGATTCAAAAGAATACCGGAATTCATTTTGATGCAACTCCATTTACAGGAAGAACAGCGCCCTCCGAGATTTTACCCAATCTCTTTCTAATTCAATCATGGACTCCCACAACACATAATATCAATCTGACCTTTAATTACCCTACTTGGAGTCTCAGCGTCGAATTTTATACATATATTATACTGTATTTAACAATTATCACTTTTAGAAAAATGAATATCGTCCCTATAATATGGCTATTAATATCTGTGACCACTTTATGGTTGCTTGTCAGTGGCAACCATACGTTACAACAAGCAGTTACTCGAGGGGTATCAAGTTTTTTTGCTGGGGCATTTACCTATAGCATTTTCAGAATTTTCTCTGATATAAAAATAAGTGTTATTACGGCAACTATTTTAGAAATTATCTGTGTGGCGCTTCTCATTTATTTTGTTAGATCACAGTACGAAGCAAAACAAATAATTTGCACTATCGTTTATTGCCTTACTATCTTTATTTTGGCATATCAAAGAGGTGTTATTTCCTCTTTTTTACTTAATAGACACATGCAGCATCTAGGAAAGATATCTTATTCTATTTATATGGTTCATGTTGCAATAATATTAATTATCACAACAGTAATGTTTATTATTCAAAAAAGAACAGGTATAGAGCTGACTCTGCTCATAGAAGGAAGGCGGAATTTGACCACAGGAAATATCTTTCTCAATAATTTTCTTGCATTAAGCATCTATTTCATCGTCATCGCTACCGCAACCATAACATACAACAATGTTGAAGCAAAATTTATGAAATATAGAATTAAATTTTCATCTAGTAGCCAGTAATATTGGCATAGATTACTAGGCAATCCGGTCATGTATTTAAAGCGTTAATCGCCCTCAACCATAATATTCACGCTCAATGAAAATGCCGATGATTTTGTCATGCATTTCAGGTGATTTTGAATAACCGAGTGTTTTTACGGTTCAGGCGCTTTATTCGGTTAACTTTACAGGCTCTGGACACATTACCTGGCTCCTCTGCAAGGTTGAGAAGACCGGCTTTGTATTTAATAATGGGATTGTTAGTATGTAGCATGAGAGTTACCTCATAGTGTCTTTGACTTAAGATTCAGCACCTTTAATCAAAGTGGGTAACTCTCTTCTTTTCAAATCGAAGTGTCAAATCTGATTGCAACTAGTACATATTAGCTCACACCTATATTTGCCCACCTACCCCCTTAAACTTCTCAACAAATGCAGCAATTTTCTGGAAAACAGCCTGCTTTTTCGTTCTATATTCCGGGTTAAGTGGACTTAACTTAACCCGAATTCTGGATAAGAAATTGACGAGAAGCCTGTTCCAGGAGCAAAGTTTTGGTGCACACCGAAAACAACTCCGAGGGGGAACAGGCTATGGACAAGTTAGTTGAAATTTTCTGTGATGTCGATGATTTTTGCCGTTTTTTCATTCCTCAATGGGAACAATTTTGCCTTGAGAGTGGGCATCGTTTACGCCGCCGACAAGGTCATATGTATCCCAGTGAAATCATGACCATTTTGATCCTTTTTCATATGTCGCATTACCGTGATTTTAAAAATTTTTATTTGAAACATATTTGGCAATACCACCACCGCGACTTCGCCACTTTACTCAGTTATACCCGTTTTATCAGCGTTGCCCCTTCCGTTTTGGTGCCATTATGCAGCTATCTGACTCAATTAAAAGGGAAACCCACAGGCATTGCTTTTATTGATTCCACCAGTTTGAGTGTCTGCCATAACATTCGCATCCCTCGACATAAGGTCTTTGCGGGG
The sequence above is drawn from the Xenorhabdus ishibashii genome and encodes:
- a CDS encoding acyltransferase family protein; its protein translation is MMKRFESLDAIRGIGALMVVTGHLHIVNTFTDLYFFRYCYIIVELFFVLSGFVLTHTYAYRDVKFTPYISSRFFRIFPLHIFMLLIFIFLEFCRLLIQKNTGIHFDATPFTGRTAPSEILPNLFLIQSWTPTTHNINLTFNYPTWSLSVEFYTYIILYLTIITFRKMNIVPIIWLLISVTTLWLLVSGNHTLQQAVTRGVSSFFAGAFTYSIFRIFSDIKISVITATILEIICVALLIYFVRSQYEAKQIICTIVYCLTIFILAYQRGVISSFLLNRHMQHLGKISYSIYMVHVAIILIITTVMFIIQKRTGIELTLLIEGRRNLTTGNIFLNNFLALSIYFIVIATATITYNNVEAKFMKYRIKFSSSSQ